In Morococcus cerebrosus, a single genomic region encodes these proteins:
- a CDS encoding lytic transglycosylase domain-containing protein — MNAQRIFSLSLSLIAAAILSACASENDTTSSKEPGSSLTEPASIPARRAEGESKVLSDYGQYQGALDAAKRGDDMWVQQFLAQAGDSAMAENVRNEWLKSLGARGQWDVFRQENKKLNAAGRVQEVQCYAELSSGSYNMAAELVRVTNKLPAGCTRLIESAASAGRLNSNDAWRRVRGLLSNSQTSDARSLAAALGSPFEGDSQGAREYSLLNVIGKDARKSSSAASTLSGMESGLSREQSSFAWGVLGLYQAQNQNMQTALSYYNRVSDRKQLTDEQFEWYARAALRLQRWNELSGIIQQMPDNLQKDPTWQYWLGRSYAAQGNQSRAKEMYEKAATSGRNFYAVLAGEELGRRVNTKNNVSDADKKDVRRMADDGAIKRALVLFKNSQSSNDAKMRRQAQAEWRFATRDFNEDNLLTAAQVAFENQFYDMAINSADRTERKLNYNLRYLSPFKETTVRYASQAGVDPAWVYGLIRQESRFVMGAQSSVGAQGLMQVMPATAREIAGKIGMSSSELYTMDGNIRMGTWYMADAKRRLQNNEVMATAGYNAGPGRARNWQASTPLEGAIYAETIPFTETRDYVKKVMTNATFYASLFNEPQTSLKQRMGTVPGRY; from the coding sequence ATGAACGCACAACGCATATTTTCCCTCTCACTCAGCCTGATTGCCGCCGCGATTTTGTCGGCGTGTGCCTCCGAAAACGACACGACTTCATCCAAAGAGCCTGGCTCTTCCCTGACCGAACCCGCTTCCATCCCCGCCCGCCGCGCCGAAGGCGAATCCAAAGTATTGTCCGATTACGGTCAATATCAAGGCGCGCTGGACGCTGCCAAACGCGGCGACGATATGTGGGTGCAACAATTCTTGGCGCAAGCGGGCGACAGCGCGATGGCTGAAAACGTCCGCAACGAATGGCTCAAAAGCCTCGGCGCGCGCGGACAATGGGATGTGTTCCGCCAAGAAAACAAAAAGCTGAATGCGGCGGGCCGGGTGCAGGAAGTGCAATGTTATGCCGAGCTGAGCAGCGGCAGCTACAACATGGCGGCAGAACTTGTGCGCGTTACGAACAAGCTGCCTGCGGGTTGTACCCGTTTGATCGAAAGCGCGGCATCGGCAGGTCGTCTGAACAGCAACGACGCATGGCGTCGCGTACGCGGATTGTTGAGCAACAGCCAAACCAGCGACGCACGCAGCTTGGCAGCCGCATTGGGCAGCCCGTTTGAGGGCGACTCGCAAGGTGCGCGCGAATATAGCCTTTTGAACGTCATCGGCAAAGACGCGCGCAAATCCTCCTCCGCAGCCTCTACCCTGTCCGGCATGGAATCCGGCTTAAGCCGCGAACAAAGCAGCTTCGCATGGGGCGTATTGGGACTCTACCAAGCGCAAAATCAAAACATGCAGACCGCGTTGAGCTACTACAACCGCGTTTCCGACCGCAAACAACTGACCGACGAGCAATTCGAATGGTACGCCCGCGCCGCCCTGCGTCTGCAACGCTGGAACGAATTGTCCGGCATCATCCAACAAATGCCCGACAACCTGCAAAAAGACCCGACTTGGCAATACTGGCTGGGCCGCAGCTACGCCGCACAAGGCAACCAAAGCCGTGCTAAAGAAATGTACGAAAAAGCCGCCACAAGCGGACGCAATTTCTACGCCGTCTTAGCAGGCGAAGAACTCGGTCGCCGCGTCAATACCAAAAACAACGTTTCCGACGCCGATAAAAAAGACGTCCGCCGCATGGCAGACGACGGAGCCATCAAACGCGCGCTGGTTCTGTTTAAAAACAGCCAAAGCAGCAACGATGCCAAAATGCGCCGTCAGGCACAGGCAGAATGGCGTTTCGCCACCCGCGACTTTAACGAGGACAACCTCCTGACTGCCGCGCAGGTCGCCTTTGAAAACCAGTTCTACGACATGGCGATCAACAGCGCCGACCGGACCGAGCGCAAACTCAACTACAACCTGCGCTACCTCTCTCCGTTTAAAGAGACCACCGTCCGCTACGCCTCGCAAGCAGGCGTTGATCCCGCTTGGGTTTACGGCCTGATCCGCCAAGAAAGCCGCTTCGTCATGGGCGCGCAATCCAGCGTCGGCGCGCAAGGCCTGATGCAGGTTATGCCTGCCACCGCCCGCGAAATCGCCGGCAAAATCGGCATGAGCAGCAGCGAACTCTACACCATGGACGGCAACATCCGCATGGGTACATGGTATATGGCAGATGCCAAACGCCGCCTGCAAAACAACGAAGTGATGGCAACCGCAGGCTACAACGCCGGCCCCGGCCGCGCCCGCAACTGGCAGGCTTCTACGCCTCTGGAAGGCGCGATTTACGCTGAAACCATCCCTTTCACCGAAACCCGCGACTACGTCAAAAAAGTCATGACCAATGCGACCTTCTACGCATCCCTGTTCAACGAACCGCAAACCTCGCTGAAACAGCGTATGGGAACCGTTCCGGGCCGTTATTGA
- a CDS encoding adenine phosphoribosyltransferase, with product MLVHPEAMDVAALADKIRKIENWPQKGILFHDITPVLQSAEYFRLLVDLLVYRYMGQKIDVVAGLDARGFIIGAALAYQLNVGFVPIRKKGKLPFDTISQSYALEYGEATVEIHKDAVKPGARVLLVDDLVATGGTMLAGVELIRKLGGEVVEAAAILEFTDLIGGSKIRENGVPLFTLLQNEGCM from the coding sequence ATGTTGGTTCATCCTGAGGCGATGGACGTCGCCGCATTGGCGGACAAAATCCGCAAAATCGAAAACTGGCCGCAAAAAGGCATTTTATTTCACGACATTACACCGGTACTTCAAAGCGCGGAATATTTCCGCCTTTTAGTGGATTTGCTGGTCTATCGCTATATGGGTCAGAAAATCGATGTCGTGGCTGGCTTGGACGCACGCGGCTTCATCATCGGCGCGGCGTTGGCGTATCAGTTGAACGTCGGCTTCGTCCCCATCCGCAAAAAGGGCAAGCTGCCTTTTGATACGATTTCGCAAAGCTACGCGCTGGAATACGGCGAAGCGACGGTCGAAATCCACAAAGACGCGGTCAAACCCGGCGCACGCGTGCTGCTGGTCGATGACCTGGTCGCAACCGGCGGCACCATGCTCGCAGGCGTGGAATTAATCCGCAAACTCGGCGGCGAAGTCGTTGAAGCGGCGGCGATTTTGGAATTTACGGATTTGATTGGCGGCAGCAAAATCCGCGAAAACGGCGTTCCCCTGTTTACCCTGCTGCAAAACGAAGGCTGCATGTAA
- the gmk gene encoding guanylate kinase has translation MKPHKKGNIFIISAASGTGKTTLVSRLLKNNADLRVSVSHTTRQPREGEQHGVHYHFVPKEEFESLIKQKAFLEHANVFGNYYGTSIAGVNSLSEEGYDVILEIDVQGAAQVRKSLPEASSIFILPPSFEVLAERLIGRGTDSEEVIQTRLSKARHEIEQSVLFDYIVVNDDLDRAEADLLHIIKAGRLKKSSQQGFISNLLENS, from the coding sequence ATGAAACCCCATAAAAAAGGCAATATTTTCATCATTTCCGCCGCTTCCGGCACGGGCAAGACCACGCTGGTTTCCCGTCTTTTGAAAAACAACGCCGATTTGCGCGTCTCCGTATCGCACACCACCCGCCAGCCGCGCGAAGGCGAACAGCACGGCGTACATTATCATTTTGTTCCCAAAGAGGAATTTGAGTCTTTAATCAAACAGAAAGCCTTTCTCGAACACGCAAACGTTTTCGGCAATTATTACGGAACCAGCATAGCGGGGGTCAATTCCCTTAGCGAAGAGGGTTACGATGTGATTTTGGAAATTGACGTGCAAGGTGCGGCGCAGGTGCGCAAATCGCTGCCCGAAGCGAGCAGCATCTTCATCCTGCCGCCTTCGTTCGAAGTCCTTGCCGAACGCCTTATCGGGCGCGGCACCGACAGCGAGGAAGTCATCCAAACCCGCCTCTCCAAAGCGCGTCACGAAATCGAACAATCCGTCCTGTTTGACTATATTGTCGTCAACGATGATTTGGACAGGGCAGAAGCCGATTTGCTCCACATCATCAAAGCAGGTCGTCTGAAAAAATCTTCCCAGCAAGGATTTATCTCAAACCTGTTGGAAAATTCCTGA
- the rpoZ gene encoding DNA-directed RNA polymerase subunit omega, whose product MARITTEDCTGKIPNHFDLTLVAARRARQLENGNAPMVDDIRNNKPTVTALREIAAGQIGTELLTRNK is encoded by the coding sequence ATGGCCCGTATCACCACTGAAGACTGCACAGGCAAAATCCCCAATCATTTCGACCTGACCCTCGTCGCCGCCCGCCGCGCGCGCCAGCTTGAAAACGGCAACGCCCCTATGGTTGACGACATCCGCAACAACAAACCGACCGTTACCGCCCTGCGTGAAATCGCCGCCGGTCAAATCGGTACCGAACTGCTGACCCGCAACAAATAA
- a CDS encoding RelA/SpoT family protein, protein MPAPQPTAPYDALTAEARELLFRTASYLSPSEQAELEKAVAYAFHAHDGQTRKSGEPYITHPLAVATQLALWHMDIQGLCAGVMHDVLEDTGVSKIEMAAEFGETISEMVDGLSKLEKLKFEDHAEHQAESFRKLILAMTKDVRVIVVKLADRLHNMRTLGSMRPDKRRRIAKETLEIYAQIANRIGLNNAYQELQDLSFQNLHPNRYETLKKAMDNSRKNRRDVVGKVLRAFSQRLVGANIEAKIKGREKNLYSIHQKMLAKKLRFAEVMDIYGFRVIVNSIPACYAALGALHNLYQPKPGRFKDYIAIPKSNGYQSLHTTLVGPYGLPIEVQIRTREMDAVAEGGIAGHWIYKSGENTVDQAVLHTNQWLKNILDLQASSANAIEFLEHVKVDLFPNEVYILTPKGKILTLPKGSTPIDFAYAVHTDIGHKTVAARINNTMMPLRTKLKTGDSVEIITSEHAKPNPAWLNFTVSSRARSAIRQYVKNLNRHDAIVLGENLLQKALSSLLPKDVLLSDDLKEKYLADLNDKQTSFEEVLYNVGMGHTLPVYVAMHIAELAGQHFGSEVKLSPIKVNDQETGRIHFAECCHPVPGDSVRALLVKDKGMIIHRDTCPTLLKSDPEQQLDANWEGIGSHTYRTGLSIQSEDAHGLLALMAQAISNSGADIESVETPNKALAGTEGFVEFKFIIKVKDLAQINQIIHNLHAIPQVRKVVRS, encoded by the coding sequence ATGCCCGCCCCCCAGCCCACTGCCCCCTACGACGCGCTGACTGCCGAAGCACGCGAACTTTTGTTCCGCACCGCCTCCTATCTCAGCCCATCCGAACAGGCCGAGCTTGAAAAAGCCGTCGCCTACGCCTTTCACGCTCATGACGGACAAACCCGTAAAAGCGGCGAACCCTACATTACCCATCCCCTTGCCGTCGCCACGCAACTTGCGTTGTGGCACATGGACATACAAGGCTTGTGCGCGGGCGTGATGCACGACGTACTCGAAGACACGGGCGTATCCAAAATCGAAATGGCGGCGGAATTCGGCGAAACCATCTCCGAGATGGTGGACGGGCTTTCCAAACTCGAAAAACTCAAATTTGAAGATCATGCCGAGCATCAGGCGGAAAGTTTCCGCAAGCTCATCCTCGCCATGACCAAAGACGTGCGCGTGATCGTCGTCAAACTCGCCGACCGCCTGCACAATATGCGCACGCTCGGCTCCATGCGCCCCGACAAACGCCGCCGCATCGCTAAAGAAACCCTCGAAATCTACGCCCAAATCGCCAACCGCATCGGCTTGAACAACGCCTACCAAGAGCTTCAGGATTTATCGTTTCAAAACCTCCACCCGAACCGTTACGAAACCCTCAAAAAAGCGATGGACAACAGCCGCAAAAACCGCCGCGACGTCGTCGGCAAAGTTTTGCGCGCCTTCAGTCAGCGTTTGGTCGGCGCGAATATCGAAGCCAAAATCAAAGGTCGGGAAAAAAACCTGTACAGCATCCATCAAAAAATGTTGGCGAAAAAATTGCGCTTTGCCGAAGTCATGGACATTTACGGCTTCCGCGTCATCGTCAACAGCATTCCCGCGTGTTACGCCGCACTCGGCGCGCTGCACAATCTTTATCAGCCCAAACCCGGACGCTTCAAAGACTATATCGCCATCCCCAAAAGCAACGGCTACCAAAGCCTGCACACGACCTTAGTTGGTCCTTACGGCTTGCCCATTGAAGTCCAAATCCGCACGCGCGAAATGGATGCCGTAGCCGAAGGCGGCATCGCCGGCCACTGGATATACAAATCCGGCGAAAACACCGTCGATCAAGCCGTCCTCCATACCAACCAATGGCTCAAAAACATCCTCGATTTGCAAGCCAGCAGCGCGAACGCCATCGAGTTTCTCGAACACGTCAAAGTCGACCTGTTCCCCAACGAAGTCTATATCCTGACGCCCAAAGGCAAAATCCTCACCCTACCTAAAGGATCGACGCCCATAGACTTCGCCTACGCCGTCCACACCGACATTGGCCATAAAACCGTCGCCGCCCGCATCAACAACACCATGATGCCCCTGCGTACCAAACTCAAAACCGGCGATTCCGTTGAAATCATCACTTCCGAACACGCCAAGCCCAATCCGGCATGGCTGAATTTCACCGTTTCCAGCCGCGCGCGTAGCGCCATCCGCCAATACGTCAAAAACCTCAACCGCCACGACGCCATCGTCCTCGGCGAAAACCTCCTGCAAAAAGCCCTGTCCAGCCTGTTGCCCAAAGACGTATTGCTTTCAGACGACCTCAAAGAAAAATACCTTGCCGACCTCAACGACAAACAAACCTCGTTTGAAGAAGTCCTCTACAACGTCGGCATGGGGCATACCCTGCCCGTGTACGTCGCCATGCACATCGCCGAACTGGCAGGGCAGCACTTCGGCAGCGAAGTCAAACTCAGCCCCATCAAAGTCAACGACCAAGAAACCGGCCGCATCCATTTTGCCGAATGTTGCCACCCCGTCCCGGGCGATTCCGTCCGCGCCCTTTTGGTCAAAGACAAAGGCATGATTATCCACCGCGATACCTGTCCGACCCTGCTCAAATCCGACCCCGAACAGCAGCTTGACGCGAACTGGGAAGGTATAGGCAGCCATACCTACCGCACCGGACTCAGCATCCAGTCCGAAGACGCCCACGGCCTGCTCGCCCTTATGGCGCAAGCCATCTCTAACTCTGGCGCGGATATCGAGTCCGTCGAAACCCCCAACAAAGCGCTGGCAGGTACGGAAGGCTTTGTCGAATTCAAGTTCATCATCAAAGTGAAGGACTTGGCGCAAATCAACCAAATTATTCACAACCTGCACGCCATTCCCCAAGTGCGCAAAGTGGTCAGAAGCTAA
- a CDS encoding PhoH family protein: MTHTVHLQFEDIDNTVLQRLCGALDGNLEALGKALDIQISRRFEHFTFMGELAHAGRRALLALAEAAEQGDLDDNAIRLAAVEAKTADEKHEEKHHDQQYYFRTKRGSIGGRTPRQNGYIRALLNHDVVFGLGPAGTGKTYLAVAAAVDAMEKHQIERIVLVRPAVEAGEKLGFLPGDLAQKVDPYLRPLYDALYDLMGFDRVTKLMEKGLIEIAPLAYMRGRTLNGAYVILDEAQNTTPEQMKMFLTRIGFGAKAVITGDISQIDLPRNIKSGLKDAREKLRDVEGLYFHTFTSEDVVRHPLVQKIVEAYEAAEEQAERSSAAER, encoded by the coding sequence ATGACCCATACCGTCCATCTTCAATTTGAAGACATCGACAACACCGTCCTCCAACGCCTCTGCGGCGCGCTCGACGGCAACCTCGAAGCCTTGGGCAAAGCCCTCGATATCCAAATCAGCCGCCGCTTCGAACACTTCACCTTCATGGGCGAACTCGCCCACGCCGGCCGCCGCGCCTTGCTCGCGCTCGCCGAAGCCGCCGAACAAGGCGATTTGGACGACAACGCCATCCGCCTTGCCGCCGTCGAAGCCAAAACCGCCGACGAGAAACACGAAGAAAAACACCACGACCAACAATATTATTTCCGCACCAAGCGCGGCAGCATAGGCGGGCGTACCCCGCGCCAAAACGGCTACATCCGCGCGCTGTTGAACCACGACGTCGTCTTCGGGTTGGGGCCGGCCGGTACGGGTAAAACCTATCTCGCCGTCGCCGCCGCCGTCGATGCCATGGAAAAACACCAAATCGAACGCATCGTCCTCGTTCGCCCCGCCGTCGAAGCAGGCGAAAAACTCGGCTTCCTGCCCGGCGATTTGGCGCAAAAAGTCGACCCCTACCTGCGTCCGCTCTACGACGCGCTCTACGATCTGATGGGCTTCGACCGCGTGACCAAACTGATGGAAAAAGGCCTGATTGAAATCGCCCCGCTCGCCTACATGCGCGGTCGCACGCTCAACGGCGCGTATGTGATTCTGGACGAAGCGCAAAACACCACGCCCGAACAGATGAAAATGTTCTTGACCCGTATCGGCTTCGGCGCAAAAGCCGTCATTACCGGCGACATCAGCCAAATCGACCTCCCGCGCAACATCAAATCCGGCCTGAAAGACGCCCGCGAAAAACTGCGCGACGTGGAAGGGCTGTATTTCCACACCTTTACCAGCGAAGACGTCGTCCGTCATCCGCTGGTACAGAAAATTGTGGAAGCGTATGAAGCGGCAGAAGAGCAAGCCGAAAGAAGCAGCGCCGCCGAACGGTAA
- a CDS encoding AMP-binding protein, giving the protein MEKLWLNSYEQGVNAEIDITQYSSISDVFRQSVEKFAHQPAFQNMGKTLTYAEVGKLAENFASYLQNVLKLPRGERVAIMLPNLLQYPIALFGILQAGLVAVNTNPLYTPRELEHQLKDSGATTIIVLENFANTLELVLPRTQIKHVIVASVGEMFGFFKGTLMNFVLRKIKKMVPEYRISGAIPFQTTLKEGAAHTFRPVTLTREDTALLQYTGGTTGVAKGAVLSHGNICANMLQAKEWIKNQLREGKETVIAALPLYHIFALTVNLMIFTNAGSKIILITNPRDMKGFIGELKKERISVFIGVNTLFNGMVNQPDFATVDFSNLRLTLGGGMATQKAVAEKWKKITGTPIVEAYGLTEASPGVCCNPLNIEAYSGGIGLPVPSTEVELRDADGKEVGVGQPGELWVRGPQVMKGYWNRPEETAKTIDARGFLETGDIAVMDEKGWLKLVDRKKDLIVVSGFNVYPNEIEEVVSHNDKVMEVACIGVPNEKTGEALKVFVVKKDPSLTKEELIEFCRTELTAYKVPKDIEFRDELPKSNVGKILRRELREQAQNK; this is encoded by the coding sequence ATGGAAAAACTCTGGCTCAACAGCTACGAACAAGGCGTCAATGCCGAAATCGACATCACGCAATATAGCTCTATCAGCGACGTATTCCGTCAAAGCGTTGAAAAATTCGCGCACCAACCCGCGTTTCAAAACATGGGCAAAACGCTCACTTACGCCGAGGTCGGCAAGCTGGCGGAAAATTTCGCCTCCTATCTGCAAAACGTCCTGAAGCTGCCGCGCGGCGAGCGCGTGGCGATTATGCTGCCCAACCTGCTGCAATACCCGATTGCGCTTTTCGGCATCCTGCAGGCGGGGCTGGTGGCGGTAAACACCAATCCGCTCTACACCCCGCGCGAGCTGGAGCATCAGTTGAAAGACAGCGGCGCGACCACCATCATCGTTTTGGAAAATTTTGCCAACACGCTGGAGCTGGTGCTGCCGCGCACGCAAATCAAACACGTCATCGTCGCCTCTGTCGGAGAAATGTTCGGCTTCTTCAAAGGCACGCTGATGAATTTCGTGCTGCGCAAAATTAAAAAAATGGTGCCCGAATACCGTATTTCCGGCGCCATCCCTTTTCAGACGACCCTGAAAGAAGGTGCGGCGCATACCTTCCGCCCCGTTACCCTGACCCGCGAAGATACCGCGCTGTTGCAATACACGGGCGGAACGACCGGCGTCGCAAAAGGCGCCGTCCTCAGCCACGGCAACATCTGCGCCAATATGCTGCAGGCGAAAGAATGGATTAAGAACCAACTGCGCGAAGGCAAAGAAACCGTCATTGCCGCGCTGCCGCTTTACCACATCTTCGCCCTGACGGTGAACCTGATGATTTTCACCAACGCCGGTTCCAAAATCATCCTGATTACCAACCCGCGCGACATGAAAGGCTTTATCGGCGAGCTGAAAAAAGAGCGCATCAGCGTCTTCATCGGCGTGAACACTTTGTTTAACGGTATGGTCAACCAACCCGATTTCGCTACCGTCGATTTCTCCAACCTTCGCCTGACTTTGGGCGGCGGCATGGCGACTCAAAAAGCCGTCGCTGAAAAATGGAAAAAAATTACCGGTACGCCCATCGTCGAAGCCTACGGCCTGACCGAAGCCAGTCCCGGCGTGTGCTGCAACCCGCTCAATATCGAAGCATACAGCGGCGGCATCGGATTGCCCGTTCCCTCCACCGAAGTCGAATTGCGCGATGCGGACGGTAAAGAAGTCGGCGTCGGACAGCCGGGCGAACTTTGGGTGCGCGGCCCGCAAGTGATGAAAGGCTACTGGAATCGTCCCGAAGAAACCGCTAAAACCATAGACGCGCGCGGCTTTTTGGAAACCGGTGACATCGCCGTCATGGACGAAAAAGGCTGGCTGAAACTGGTTGACCGCAAAAAAGACCTCATCGTCGTTTCCGGTTTCAACGTTTATCCGAACGAAATCGAAGAAGTTGTTTCACACAACGATAAAGTCATGGAAGTCGCCTGTATCGGCGTGCCCAACGAAAAAACAGGCGAAGCACTCAAAGTCTTCGTCGTTAAAAAAGACCCAAGCCTGACCAAAGAAGAACTCATCGAATTCTGCCGTACCGAGCTGACCGCTTATAAAGTGCCGAAAGACATCGAGTTCCGCGACGAACTGCCCAAGTCCAACGTCGGCAAAATCCTGCGCCGCGAGCTTCGCGAACAGGCGCAAAACAAATAA
- the mnmA gene encoding tRNA 2-thiouridine(34) synthase MnmA: MDITQQPSNIIVGLSGGVDSSVTAALLKQQGYQVRGVFMQNWEDDDNDEYCSIKQDSFDAIAVADIIGIDIDIVNFAVQYKDNVFAYFLKEYSAGRTPNPDVLCNAEIKFKCFLDYAIEQGADTIATGHYARKEVRNGTHYLLKGLDQNKDQSYFLYRLKPFQLERAIFPLGGLEKPEVRRLAAEFNLPTAAKKDSTGICFIGERPFREFLQKYLPTNNGKMVTPEGKTVGEHVGLMFYTLGQRKGLGIGGAGEPWFVAAKDLTKNELIVVQGHDHPLLYTRSLVMNDLSFTLPERPKEGRYTCKTRYRMADAPCELRYLDDETVELVFDEPQWAVTPGQSAVLYDGDVCLGGGIIMSTDKPVIITA, from the coding sequence ATGGACATTACTCAACAACCTTCAAACATCATCGTCGGGCTCTCCGGCGGTGTCGATTCCTCCGTAACCGCCGCCTTGCTCAAACAGCAGGGTTATCAAGTGCGCGGTGTGTTTATGCAAAACTGGGAGGACGACGACAATGACGAATATTGCAGCATCAAGCAAGACTCTTTCGATGCCATTGCCGTCGCCGACATCATCGGCATAGACATCGACATCGTCAATTTTGCCGTCCAATACAAAGACAACGTATTCGCTTATTTCCTCAAAGAGTACAGCGCGGGGCGTACGCCGAATCCGGATGTGTTGTGCAACGCGGAAATCAAATTCAAATGCTTTTTGGACTACGCCATAGAGCAGGGCGCGGATACCATTGCCACCGGGCATTATGCGCGCAAAGAAGTCCGCAACGGCACTCATTACCTGCTTAAAGGTTTGGATCAAAACAAAGACCAAAGCTATTTCCTCTACCGCCTCAAGCCTTTTCAACTCGAGCGCGCGATTTTCCCGTTGGGCGGTTTGGAAAAACCTGAAGTCCGCCGCCTTGCCGCCGAATTCAATTTGCCGACTGCCGCCAAAAAAGACAGTACCGGCATCTGCTTCATCGGCGAACGTCCGTTCCGCGAGTTCCTGCAAAAATACCTGCCGACCAACAACGGCAAAATGGTCACGCCCGAAGGCAAAACCGTCGGCGAACACGTCGGACTGATGTTCTACACGCTCGGACAGCGCAAAGGATTGGGCATCGGCGGCGCGGGTGAACCGTGGTTTGTCGCCGCGAAGGATTTGACGAAAAACGAACTCATCGTTGTACAAGGTCATGACCATCCGCTGCTCTATACACGCAGCCTCGTCATGAACGATTTGAGTTTCACCCTGCCCGAACGCCCGAAAGAAGGGCGCTACACCTGCAAAACCCGCTACCGCATGGCGGACGCACCGTGTGAATTGCGTTATCTCGATGATGAAACGGTCGAGCTGGTGTTTGACGAACCGCAATGGGCGGTAACGCCCGGTCAATCCGCCGTGCTGTACGACGGCGACGTCTGCTTGGGCGGCGGCATTATCATGTCCACCGACAAGCCCGTCATTATTACCGCTTGA
- a CDS encoding copper chaperone PCu(A)C, which yields MKKLLATLIAAGLVSTASAAGVHVEDGWARATVEGMKMGGAFMKIHNDEAKQDFLVGGSSPVADRVEVHTHVNDNGVMRMREVKGGVPLAAKGVTELKPGSYHVMFMGLKKPLKEGEKVPVTLKFKNAKPQTVQLEVKTAPQSGMDHGHGHDHGGAHQH from the coding sequence ATGAAAAAATTATTGGCAACCCTGATCGCAGCAGGTTTGGTATCCACCGCTTCCGCAGCCGGTGTTCACGTTGAAGACGGTTGGGCGCGTGCCACCGTCGAAGGCATGAAAATGGGCGGCGCGTTCATGAAGATCCACAACGATGAAGCCAAACAAGACTTCTTGGTCGGCGGCAGCAGCCCGGTAGCCGACCGCGTTGAAGTGCATACCCATGTCAACGACAACGGCGTGATGCGCATGCGCGAAGTCAAAGGTGGTGTTCCGCTGGCGGCAAAAGGCGTAACCGAGCTGAAACCGGGCAGCTACCACGTTATGTTCATGGGTTTGAAAAAACCGCTGAAAGAAGGCGAAAAAGTACCGGTTACCCTGAAATTCAAAAATGCCAAACCTCAAACCGTACAACTGGAAGTGAAAACCGCGCCGCAATCCGGCATGGATCACGGTCATGGCCATGACCACGGTGGCGCGCATCAACACTAA
- a CDS encoding diacylglycerol kinase: protein MKPSSYAADKKGKSGIKRIINAFGYSKDGLAAAYRYESAFRQVLWLNLILIVLTFILNFDSATKMLLIIASFVSLITELFNTAVEAAVDHTSTEKHELAKRAKDAGSAAQLLALTMLGIVWAIALWRGYV from the coding sequence ATGAAACCATCTTCTTACGCTGCCGATAAAAAAGGTAAAAGCGGCATCAAACGCATCATCAACGCATTCGGCTATTCCAAAGACGGGCTTGCCGCCGCCTATCGCTATGAAAGCGCGTTCCGCCAAGTATTGTGGCTGAACCTGATTTTGATTGTCTTGACCTTCATCCTCAATTTCGACTCCGCGACCAAAATGTTGCTGATTATTGCGTCGTTTGTTTCGCTGATCACCGAATTGTTCAACACCGCCGTCGAAGCCGCCGTCGACCACACTTCCACCGAAAAACACGAGTTGGCAAAACGCGCCAAAGATGCCGGCTCCGCCGCGCAATTGCTCGCTTTGACGATGCTGGGTATTGTGTGGGCGATCGCATTGTGGCGCGGGTATGTTTAA